A stretch of DNA from bacterium:
TCAAAAACTATATTCAATTGTTGAATATAATAACTATGCGTATTCCTTTTACCAACTCTAAACCAGTAGATTGTAAGGAATTCGGTATCTTTTTCTTTAATATATAATTTATTACATCCAATCTTTCCGTGATTAATTTGAATTTGAACTATCTCTTTTTTAAGGAACTGGGTCCCTCCCCCTGTAAGACAAATCTCTGGTGGATGAAATGCCTCTGGATTGACACTACTTGCCACGATAAAAAGTAAAACCGTATCTCCCTTTGTATTTGTGTATGCTCGCAGAAGTAAATCACTCTTCCTTAACATCTTATAAACCCTCTCTTCAATAGGGTAGTCCTCACCCTTCCATTCACCAATTATTTTTGGAAAATGTTTTAGATTGGTCTCTCGAATCGGTGGTGAAGGTAAAGAAAGAAAAATTATAATTAATAACGCCACTGATAATAAAACTATGACTATAGTATAATTTTTTTTAGTTTCCATTTTTTCCCTCTTTATGCCAGGTTAAAACCTTTCCAATTGCTCCTAATCCTATTAAGGCGATGATAAATACCAATAATCCGGCGAGGGTATGCGTTGGTTCTGTTAATGCAGCCTCATGACCATAGACATAAGTGATGAGTGTCAGGAAAATTATTCTCACGATATTAGATAAAATAGCCACAGGCACAGCAGAGAAAAATAGAATAATTCTCCTTAAAAATGATATAGATAAAATATTGGCAAATAGTGTCCCTAAGGCTAAAAGTGTAATTAAAGATCTGAGTCCACTGCACGGTTCACCAACTTCAAGGAAATCATCCGGTAAATTTATTCTTGCTCCTTCCATAGATACCGGGATACCCATTAAATTTATAGAGACAGTCGCCCAGTAGGTTGCAAACATCTTAAGATGAAATGTTAAAAAAAGAGTAAATACCTCCGGCAGAGGAACCATAAAAACCAGGAAACTTATTGGGAAAATAAGTTTCCTGGTCATTTTAGCCCCTAAAAGATATAAACATAGTCCAAAAATGACAATAATAAGTGAAAAGCCGCTGACAAAGTCTATTAAAAAACAACGGCTTACCAGATGAATTAATAATCCTGCACAAAATAGTATTAATCCTTTTGCACAGGAGATAACTGGTATCTTTTTTAACTCATCCTTCATTTTCCAGATTAAGAATAAGGAGATAATG
This window harbors:
- a CDS encoding exosortase C-terminal domain/associated protein EpsI, which encodes METKKNYTIVIVLLSVALLIIIFLSLPSPPIRETNLKHFPKIIGEWKGEDYPIEERVYKMLRKSDLLLRAYTNTKGDTVLLFIVASSVNPEAFHPPEICLTGGGTQFLKKEIVQIQINHGKIGCNKLYIKEKDTEFLTIYWFRVGKRNTHSYYIQQLNIVFDQIRRKDSVAAMIRISSLVEKGKIDNIDTIEENFIKEIAPLLDKYLMILSLPTS
- a CDS encoding exosortase/archaeosortase family protein codes for the protein MIIWSKIKVWIVVILVILVYLPTFFWMKYKYLEGESNYTHGPLIPIISLFLIWKMKDELKKIPVISCAKGLILFCAGLLIHLVSRCFLIDFVSGFSLIIVIFGLCLYLLGAKMTRKLIFPISFLVFMVPLPEVFTLFLTFHLKMFATYWATVSINLMGIPVSMEGARINLPDDFLEVGEPCSGLRSLITLLALGTLFANILSISFLRRIILFFSAVPVAILSNIVRIIFLTLITYVYGHEAALTEPTHTLAGLLVFIIALIGLGAIGKVLTWHKEGKNGN